AAATACCGCAGGAGATAGTTTATCGCTTAATGCCGCCCATTTTTTCGCTTTGGGAGCTTAGTTTTTGCTGGAATGGAATTCATGTCCGATACTGGCTGCTGAGTCGGCTGCCCAGTAATCTGCTGGATATCTGTCACAAAGCAACAGAGGAAGACCCACAACTATAATGAAGGAAAGTTATGATAGCGCAGAAGATAGTTTATCGCTTAATGCCGCCCATTTTTCGCTCTGGAGGCTTGGTTTTGCTGGTTTTGCTGGGATGGACTTCATGTCCGGCACTGGCTGCCGAGTTGCCGTCCAGTAATCTGCTGGATATCTATAACAAGGCAATAGAGGAAGACCCGCAACTGATGAAGGGAAAGGCAATCCGCCAAGTTAGCGAAGAACAGCACAATCAGGCAAAGGCCAAGGCCTTGCTGCCATCAGTAAACCTCTCCGCCAATGTCACCGGCAATCATCAGAATATCCGTTTAAATGATCCGCAGGCAATCGGTGTCGGCGGAGAAGATCTGTTTCTCAGCGATGGTTACGATATCACTCTTTATCAGCCGGTGTTTCACTATGACAGGTTGATAGCCATGGATCAGGCAGGCCAGCGAGTGGAACAGTCCGAAATGGAGTTGAGTGCGACCCATCAGGATTTGATTTTGCGAGTAGCGGAGCGATATTTTGGCTTATTGGGCGCGTTGGATAACCTGCGGTATTCCGAGGCTCAGAAGGACACTCTAGGCCGGCAGCGCGAACAGACTCAGCAACGTTTCAACTATGGCGAAATTGCCATCACTGATGTGTCAGAATCCAATGCGGGTTATGATCGTGCAGTAGCCGATGAAATCGAAGCCCAACAACAGCTCAATGATGCCAGAGCGGCATTAAGGGAAATTACCGGCGAATACTATGACAATCTCTCAGCGCTCGCTGAGGATATTCCTTTAGTCAAGCCAGAGCCTTTGAACGAAAAGAACTGGACTGATCAGGCGCTGACGCAGAACCCACGCATTGTGGCAGCCACCATAGCCTCCAATATCGCCCGCGATGAGATTAGCCGGCTTGACTCGGCGCATCTGCCCAATCTCGATTTCAAGGCAAGCAATGGCTGGATGCAAACCGGTGGCCAGTTCGGCGACACTACTATTTTTTATAACAGTTTCGGGTTAGAGATGAATATGTCGTTATACGAAGGCGGTCAGATGACCTCGCGATCACGGGAGGCGGCGCATCGGCATGACGAAACCCTGGCTACACTGAAGCAAGAGCAGCGCAGTGCGGAAAGGCAATCTCGCGACGCCTTCTATGGCGTAGTGACTGGTGTCAGTCGTGTGCAGGCATTACGGCAAACTCTCAAGTCGCAAGAATTATCGATGAGAGAGATAGAGTCCGGCATTCAAGTCGGCAGTCGCACTACTCTTGATCTTGTCGTGGCGACGCGCGAATGGTATCGGGTCCAACGGGACTACGCCAAAGCCAGGTATGACTATTTGTTAAACACCCTGCGGCTCAAGCGCTCCGCTGGTATTCTCGAGTACGAAGATTTGGCAAAGATCAACACATTCTTGACTGGCTCTGGTTCGGCCTCGGTTTCAATCGACATGAAACAGATTCAGTAGTATGTCGATGAATGCCAAAGCTTGTCGGAAGCGCGCTTAGCCGCTTTATGCAAAAGAGTTTTGATCTTGGCAAACACCTGCTCGAACGGACTCAGGTCCGAACTGTAAGGCGGCCGGTATTTCCTCGTCGTCTCTTGCGCTTCGAGCAAGTATTCGCCAAGCTTAAAGCGCCTCTGCGCCAGGCTGCAGAACGGATTTATGAAACTCTTTGGTGCACTGTGGGCCGATTAATGGATCGTTTTCAGGCCGACGAATGCCTGAATTTCTTCAGGCATTCAGGCTATGTTTCTGATTAAATGATGTTGCGCACGTGTAGGTGCGAATTCACTGGTGCCCTTTAGGGTATTCGCACTATTTTAATGCCTCTATCTCGGGGAAGCGTTCGGGTCGAATACCCACCAGGGGCACCAGTGAATTCGACCCTACAATTCAATTCATTCGACCGTCGCGCTGGCGGTGCTTTTTAAACCGGTTTCAATTCAACTGATGCGGAACTTCAGGAAAAGACAAAGGCGCTAGGTAATCGGCTGCCAAAAATTCCGGGCGTTTCGCTTCACGTCCCCGGTCAGAAAGACTTTTGAGTATGTCCTTTAAAGAAACCAGGTTCAGCGTCATCCTGAATAATACGTCATTGTTGTGCAGCAGACCGTAACAATGATAGGTCCGCAGCATGATGTTGGTCTGGTTCAAGGTGTTGCTGCCTGATTCCGGGACTTGATCCACCAGAATATGCAGCTTTTCATTGTTTTTCAGCAAGCTTAACGCGCGCCGATCCACTGAAATTTCATGAGAGGTATAAACCATCGGATTGCGCTTGAAGTCATGATGTTCCAATTGCGCCTTTTCCAATAGGGCGCCCGAGCTCAGGCTGCAAGGAAAGATCTCGGGATACTGCGCCGTGTGCGTTAACTCATCGAAATAGTCCGATTGCTCGGCGAAAGACCCGGAGAGAAAGTTCTTGACCGAGCCATTATCCAGATATTTGCGCTTGAGAAAATAATCCGTGCCGGGAACCCGGGTGCAATCAGGAATCTCATCAAGATCGGGCAGATTATCCAGTGGCGTGTCGGCTAAAAAGAGCGGCGCTTGGGTTTCTTTTTTAAAGCCCAGCAGCACGGTTTTGTCATCCGATTTCATGGCGATGCGATTGCCGAGCGTCAGGCTGGGGATCGTGTTGATCAGTGTTTTTTTGATATCCAGATAGACGGGCATGCGCGGGCGAACGGCGTTGACAAAAGTGATTTGATAGTTGCTGTAACGCAGACCGTTCTCGGTAATCACTTCATTTTCATGATGCGCTTCTCGGTAGAGGCGCATTTGATATTCGA
This is a stretch of genomic DNA from Methylobacter sp. YRD-M1. It encodes these proteins:
- a CDS encoding TolC family outer membrane protein — encoded protein: MPPIFRSGGLVLLVLLGWTSCPALAAELPSSNLLDIYNKAIEEDPQLMKGKAIRQVSEEQHNQAKAKALLPSVNLSANVTGNHQNIRLNDPQAIGVGGEDLFLSDGYDITLYQPVFHYDRLIAMDQAGQRVEQSEMELSATHQDLILRVAERYFGLLGALDNLRYSEAQKDTLGRQREQTQQRFNYGEIAITDVSESNAGYDRAVADEIEAQQQLNDARAALREITGEYYDNLSALAEDIPLVKPEPLNEKNWTDQALTQNPRIVAATIASNIARDEISRLDSAHLPNLDFKASNGWMQTGGQFGDTTIFYNSFGLEMNMSLYEGGQMTSRSREAAHRHDETLATLKQEQRSAERQSRDAFYGVVTGVSRVQALRQTLKSQELSMREIESGIQVGSRTTLDLVVATREWYRVQRDYAKARYDYLLNTLRLKRSAGILEYEDLAKINTFLTGSGSASVSIDMKQIQ